In Arvicanthis niloticus isolate mArvNil1 unplaced genomic scaffold, mArvNil1.pat.X pat_scaffold_1080_arrow_ctg1, whole genome shotgun sequence, the following are encoded in one genomic region:
- the LOC117701443 gene encoding olfactory receptor 2W3-like, whose protein sequence is MNLACFPWLFYMHVLTINAMINQSCQEQFILLGFSDRPRLESTLFVFVLIFYLVTLVGNIIIILVSHLDPCLHTPMYFFLTNLSFLDLCFTTSSIPQLLFNLGGQDKSISYIGCAIQLFMFLGLGGTECVLLAVMAYDRFTAICKPLHYAVIMHSQLCWKLVSVAWSVGLLNSLVMSPVTMKLPRCGRCQVRHFLCEMPALIKIACVDTVAVESTVFILSVIIVLVPLTLILISYSYIALAVMKIKSAAGRRKAFNTCGSHLTVVSLFYGNIVYMYMQPGHKASQDQGKFLTLFYNLVTPMLNPVIYTLRNKDVKGSLKRLMTRK, encoded by the coding sequence ATGAACTTGGCGTGTTTCCCATGGCTTTTCTACATGCATGTACTGACCATTAATGCCATGATCAACCAGAGCTGCCAGGAACAGTTCATCCTGCTGGGCTTCTCAGATAGACCAAGGCTGGAATCCACCCTCTTTGTGTTTGTCCTCATCTTCTACCTGGTGACTTTAGTAGGCAACATCATCATTATCTTAGTTTCCCATCTGGACCCCTGCcttcacacccccatgtacttcttcctcaccAACTTGTCCTTCCTCGACCTCTGCTTCACTACCAGTTCCATCCCTCAATTGCTCTTCAACTTAGGAGGCCAGGACAAGAGCATCAGTTACATTGGCTGTGCAATCCAGCTGTTCATGTTTCTTGGCCTAGGAGGTACTGAATGTGTTTTGCTGGCCGTCATGGCTTACGACCGCTTCACTGCAATCTGCAAGCCCCTTCACTACGCAGTCATTATGCATTCTCAGCTCTGCTGGAAGTTGGTATCTGTAGCCTGGAGTGTGGGACTCCTCAACTCCCTGGTCATGTCTCCTGTGACCATGAAGCTGCCGCGATGCGGCAGATGCCAGGTGAGGCACTTCCTGTGTGAGATGCCAGCACTGATCAAAATTGCCTGTGTGGACACTGTGGCTGTGGAAagcactgttttcattttatcGGTGATAATCGTGCTGGTGCCCTTGACGCTCATCCTCATTTCTTACAGCTATATTGCTCTAGCAGTGATGAAGATCAAGTCGGCcgcaggaagaaggaaggctttcAACACGTGTGGGTCCCACCTCACTGTAGTCTCCTTGTTTTACGGGAATATCGTCTATATGTATATGCAGCCTGGACACAAGGCTTCTCAGGACCAAGGGAAATTTCTTACCCTCTTCTACAACTTGGTAACCCCCATGTTAAACCCTGTCATCTACACACTGAGGAACAAGGATGTAAAGGGTTCGCTGAAGAGGCTTATGACTAGAAAATAA